The Caproicibacterium amylolyticum genome includes the window GGCCGGCAGTTAAAGTCTGAATAAAAGAAGATTTGCGTAAGCAGTGTTTCTGTGTTTATGCCTGTATTTTCTGCTCTGAAATGGTTTTCTATCATTTCAGAGCTTTTGTTTTTTACAGGCAGAATGCATGGAAAAGCTGCTTCTTGGAAATGCCCTGAACGATTCTTGTTCAGGGCATTTTTCTGTACAGGAGTGGTTCTATGACGGATGAAGCATACATGCACATGGCGCTGGGGCTTGCACAAAAAGGCTGCGGCCGTGTCAACCCCAACCCAATGGTCGGCGCGGTGATTGTCAAGGATGGCCGAATAATTGGTCAGGGGCACCACCAGCAGTACGGCGGCTTGCACGCAGAGCGAAACGCACTGGCAAGCTGCAGCGAATCCCCGCAGGGAGCAGAGCTTTTCGTTACGTTGGAGCCTTGCTGTCACTGGGGGAAAACGCCGCCCTGCACGGATGCCATTCTGGAAAGCGGTATCCGGCGGGTTGTGATTGGTTCCGCGGACCCCAATCCGTTGGTGGCGGGAAAAGGGGTGCGGACTTTGCGGGAACACGGAATTGCTGTAACGGAGAATGTGCTTCGCGGGGAGTGTGACCGCCAGAATGAAGTTTTTCTGTATTTTATTCAGAAGAAAGTTCCGTTTGTTGTGCTCAAATATGCCATGACGATGGATGGGAAAATCGCGGCGGCTTCCGGACTTTCCAAGTGGATTACCGGGGAAGAAGCACGCAAAAGAGTGCATCAGGACCGGAACCGATATGCAGCGGTTCTGGTGGGTGCCGGTACGGTGTTGGCAGATGACCCGCAGCTTACCTGCCGCCTGCCGGAGGGAAAAAATCCGGCGCGGATTATTTGTGACACACATTTGCGCACCCCGCTGACCGCGCAGGTGGTTGCTACGGCAAAAGAGACCCGCACTATTCTTGCCACCTGTTGTGCAGAGAGTGACCTGCAGCAGCCGTACCTCGCTGCAGGCTGTCAAGTGCTGGTGCTGCCGGAACGGGACGGCCGTGTGAATCTGCGGGCACTGATGCAGGAACTGGGCAGGCAGGAACTGGACAGTGTCCTGCTGGAGGGCGGCGCCGCCCTGAACTGGTCTGCGCTGCAAAGCGGGATTGTCAATAAAGTGCAGGCGTACATTGCGCCAAAGCTGTTTGGCGGTGCAGCAGCAAAAAACCCGGTGGGCGGCTGCGGCGTGCAGTCCCCACAGGCAGCGTTCCAACTGTCCGAACCGTCGGTTGAGCGGCTGGGAAGCGACCTGCTGCTGGAAAGTCAGGTGATATCGTGTTCACAGGAATCATAGAGGAGATTGGTACAGTGCAGGCGGTGCGAAAGAATGCGGCTTCTTTGGCACTCACGGTGCAGGCACACAAAGTCCTTGCCGATATGCAGGAGGGGGACAGCATTGCTGTGAACGGCATCTGCCTGACGGTAACTTCATTTTCGGCGGAATCTTTTACCGCGGATGTGATGCATGAAACGCTGCTTTACACGACATTTGCTCGTCTGCACAGCGGCAGCCCGGTGAATCTGGAGCGGGCCATGCAGGCAAACGGCCGTTTCGGCGGGCACATTGTGGCGGGGCATATTGACGGCACTGGCACGATTCTGGCAGTGCAGAAGGATGATAATGCCGTTTGGTACACCATTCGCGCCGGAAAGGACATTATGCACTACATTGTGAAAAAAGGTTCTGTTGCCGTGGATGGAATCAGCTTAACGGTGGCGGAAACTGCCGATAATCGTTTTCAGGTATCGATTATTCCCTATACTGCCGCCTGCACCACGCTGGGACTGTGCCGTGTGGGTGACACGGTCAATTTGGAAACCGACTGCATGGGAAAGTACATTGAAAAACTGCTGCAGACCCCCGCACCGCAAAACGGTGTTACGCAGGCATATCTCGAAAAATTCGGATTTTAGGAGGGAACAAAATGTTTACATTCAGCACGATTGAAGAAGCAGTTGAAGATTTAAAGCAAGGCAAAGTGATACTGGTTACAGATGATCCGGGCCGTGAAAATGAGGGAGACTTCATCTGCGCGGCAGAGTTTGCCACAACAGAAAACGTCAATTTCATGGCGACGCATGCAAAAGGACTCATTTGCATGCCGATGAGCGAAGCATACTGCAAAAAACTGCAGTTTCCGCAGATGGTGGCCAACAACACAGACAACCACGAAACCGCTTTTACTGTTTCAGTGGACTATGCCGGAACAACGACCGGTATTTCCGCTGAGGAACGCGGCATGACCGCCAGAGCGTGTGCGGCACAGGATGCAAAGCCGGAGGATTTCCGCCGCCCGGGGCATATGTTCCCGCTGTTGGCTAAGAAA containing:
- the ribD gene encoding bifunctional diaminohydroxyphosphoribosylaminopyrimidine deaminase/5-amino-6-(5-phosphoribosylamino)uracil reductase RibD, with the translated sequence MTDEAYMHMALGLAQKGCGRVNPNPMVGAVIVKDGRIIGQGHHQQYGGLHAERNALASCSESPQGAELFVTLEPCCHWGKTPPCTDAILESGIRRVVIGSADPNPLVAGKGVRTLREHGIAVTENVLRGECDRQNEVFLYFIQKKVPFVVLKYAMTMDGKIAAASGLSKWITGEEARKRVHQDRNRYAAVLVGAGTVLADDPQLTCRLPEGKNPARIICDTHLRTPLTAQVVATAKETRTILATCCAESDLQQPYLAAGCQVLVLPERDGRVNLRALMQELGRQELDSVLLEGGAALNWSALQSGIVNKVQAYIAPKLFGGAAAKNPVGGCGVQSPQAAFQLSEPSVERLGSDLLLESQVISCSQES
- a CDS encoding riboflavin synthase, whose protein sequence is MQAVRKNAASLALTVQAHKVLADMQEGDSIAVNGICLTVTSFSAESFTADVMHETLLYTTFARLHSGSPVNLERAMQANGRFGGHIVAGHIDGTGTILAVQKDDNAVWYTIRAGKDIMHYIVKKGSVAVDGISLTVAETADNRFQVSIIPYTAACTTLGLCRVGDTVNLETDCMGKYIEKLLQTPAPQNGVTQAYLEKFGF